Proteins encoded by one window of Scatophagus argus isolate fScaArg1 chromosome 4, fScaArg1.pri, whole genome shotgun sequence:
- the LOC124057964 gene encoding progonadoliberin-1-like, whose protein sequence is MAAWSLALRLLLLGTLLSQGCCQHWSYGLSPGGKRDLDGLSDSLGNQIDEGFPHVETPCSVLGCAEDASLPRMYRMKGFLDRVADRDAGRRTYKK, encoded by the exons ATGGCTGCGTGGAGCCTGGcgctgaggctgctgctgctggggacGCTGCTGTCCCAGGGCTGCTGTCAGCACTGGTCTTACGGACTGAGCCCAGGAGGGAAGAGGGACCTGGACGGCCTTTCAGACTCACTGGGAAAC CAGATAGATGAGGGCTTTCCACACGTGGAGACGCCCTGCAGTGTCCTGGGCTGTGCAGAGGACGCGTCCCTCCCCAGAATGTACAGGATGAAAGGATTCCTA GACCGAGTCGCCGACAGGGACGCTGGACGCAGAACGTATAAGAAATGA